From Granulicella sp. WH15, the proteins below share one genomic window:
- a CDS encoding acyltransferase: protein MSAVSPSSPVRRPPLPALTGLRTLLALNIVLFHFTPQHLHYLYPVIDNAYVFVGFFFLISGFVLTYNYADRALGLRNYNFYIARFARIYPTYLLTLLISLPMVGEEWHARSRAEFWQGMLLTPISMQGWIPSIATFWNTVGWTVSAEVALYLAFPFMLRAAARSRMWNWSAPRLILLGLTVWLVGLIPHSLYIVFNPDHLPLPINRFSYGIYLRALKFGPMSYLCIFLAGGILARVHFRLKLGSMQRLVLCVVALVSLGLFFQKAIPAGVPYVLIHGCILLPLFSMLTLGLAGPNPVAAVFSWKPLVKLGEATFALYLLHFNVFVMIHAYHLPERLHVAQWDPWISYVFLLVLAYAVMNLFEKPMRQLILGRMLPRPQAAMASAKAVEPQLV, encoded by the coding sequence GTGTCCGCCGTTAGCCCCAGCTCGCCGGTTCGCAGGCCCCCACTCCCGGCACTCACCGGGTTGCGGACGCTGCTGGCTCTGAATATCGTTCTCTTCCACTTCACGCCGCAGCATCTGCACTATCTCTACCCGGTCATCGATAATGCGTATGTCTTCGTCGGCTTCTTCTTTCTGATCTCCGGCTTTGTGCTGACGTATAACTATGCCGACCGGGCGCTGGGGCTGCGGAATTACAACTTTTATATCGCTCGTTTTGCCCGCATCTACCCTACTTACCTGCTGACGTTGCTCATCTCGCTGCCCATGGTTGGGGAGGAGTGGCACGCTCGCTCGCGGGCGGAGTTCTGGCAAGGGATGCTCCTGACGCCGATCAGTATGCAGGGATGGATCCCGTCGATCGCAACCTTCTGGAACACGGTGGGCTGGACGGTCTCGGCGGAGGTGGCGCTGTACCTGGCGTTCCCCTTTATGTTGCGCGCTGCCGCCCGTAGCCGCATGTGGAACTGGTCTGCTCCGCGTCTGATCCTGTTGGGGCTGACGGTCTGGCTCGTCGGGCTGATTCCCCACAGCCTCTACATCGTCTTCAACCCGGACCATCTGCCGCTGCCGATCAACCGGTTTTCGTATGGGATCTACCTGCGCGCGCTGAAGTTCGGGCCCATGTCCTACTTGTGCATCTTTCTCGCCGGGGGAATCCTGGCTCGGGTGCATTTCCGGCTGAAGCTCGGGTCGATGCAGAGGCTGGTTCTGTGCGTAGTCGCGCTGGTCAGCCTGGGGCTGTTCTTCCAGAAGGCGATTCCGGCGGGTGTGCCGTATGTGTTGATTCACGGTTGCATCCTGCTGCCTCTGTTTTCCATGCTGACCCTGGGGCTGGCGGGGCCGAATCCCGTGGCTGCGGTGTTCTCGTGGAAGCCGCTGGTCAAGCTGGGGGAGGCGACCTTTGCGCTCTACCTGTTGCACTTCAATGTCTTCGTGATGATTCACGCGTACCACCTGCCGGAGCGGTTGCATGTGGCGCAGTGGGACCCCTGGATCTCGTATGTCTTCCTGCTGGTGCTGGCGTATGCGGTGATGAACCTCTTTGAAAAGCCGATGCGGCAGTTGATCCTGGGACGGATGCTGCCCAGGCCGCAGGCCGCTATGGCTTCGGCAAAGGCTGTGGAGCCGCAGCTCGTATAG
- the pyrH gene encoding UMP kinase produces the protein MYKRILLKLSGEALAAGKGFGIDAIFIHKVAEEIADIHALGCQIAIVVGGGNFFRGVAQQAIDMDRVAADHMGMLSTVINSIALQDAIEKRGLFCRVMSAIEMHEVAEPYIRRRAIRHLEKNRVVIFAAGTGNPYFSTDTAASLRAMEISADILLKATSVDGIYSADPKKDPTATRFDTITYDEILRRNLKVMDTTAVSLCRDNNMPMMVFSMREQGNITRVVAGEQLGSLVTA, from the coding sequence ATGTATAAGCGCATCCTCCTCAAGCTCTCCGGAGAAGCCCTCGCAGCTGGTAAGGGGTTCGGCATTGACGCCATTTTCATCCACAAGGTAGCCGAAGAGATCGCCGATATTCACGCACTTGGCTGCCAGATCGCCATCGTGGTGGGCGGCGGTAACTTCTTCCGTGGCGTCGCCCAGCAGGCCATTGATATGGACCGCGTGGCGGCAGACCATATGGGGATGCTCTCCACCGTTATCAACTCGATTGCGTTGCAAGATGCGATTGAGAAGCGCGGACTCTTCTGCCGGGTCATGTCGGCTATCGAGATGCACGAGGTCGCCGAGCCGTATATTCGGCGGCGGGCTATTCGGCACCTCGAGAAGAATCGGGTGGTCATCTTCGCCGCCGGAACCGGCAATCCGTACTTTTCGACCGACACGGCGGCCAGCCTGCGGGCGATGGAGATCAGCGCCGATATCCTGCTGAAGGCCACCTCGGTCGACGGCATCTACTCGGCCGATCCGAAGAAGGACCCGACCGCTACCCGGTTCGATACCATCACCTATGACGAGATTCTGCGCCGCAATCTGAAGGTAATGGATACGACGGCGGTCTCGCTGTGCCGCGACAACAACATGCCGATGATGGTCTTTTCGATGCGCGAGCAGGGAAATATTACGCGCGTCGTCGCGGGAGAGCAGCTCGGGTCGCTCGTTACGGCCTGA
- a CDS encoding TIGR00266 family protein: MQSRILGTTMPVLEVLLQPGEAVISEAGELSWMSQTIQMTTHTQMAGGGGFFGAIRRVAGGGTLFMTEYTAQGYPGEIAFATKVPGHILPIEVGVGQEFLVHRHGFLCATSHVQLGVGFQQSLGAGIFGGDGFLLQKISGSGTAWLELSGEVVVKELRPGETLRVHPGHVGAFTAGVNFQITRVPGIKNLIFGGDGIFLAALTGPGRVWLQTLPIARLAHQILEYAPSEGRGRSVQELGAASVIGGVVGSLLGGNDR; the protein is encoded by the coding sequence ATGCAGAGCAGGATTCTCGGAACCACGATGCCGGTGCTGGAGGTGCTCCTTCAGCCCGGCGAGGCCGTCATCTCGGAGGCAGGCGAACTGAGCTGGATGAGCCAGACCATCCAGATGACCACCCACACCCAGATGGCGGGCGGCGGCGGCTTCTTCGGCGCCATCAGGCGTGTCGCAGGTGGCGGAACGCTGTTCATGACCGAGTACACCGCCCAGGGCTACCCCGGCGAGATCGCCTTCGCCACCAAGGTCCCCGGCCACATCCTGCCGATCGAGGTCGGCGTCGGCCAGGAGTTCCTCGTCCACCGCCACGGCTTCCTCTGCGCGACGTCCCACGTGCAGCTCGGCGTCGGCTTCCAGCAGTCGCTTGGCGCGGGCATCTTCGGCGGCGACGGCTTCCTGCTGCAGAAGATCTCCGGCAGCGGCACCGCGTGGCTCGAGCTCTCGGGCGAGGTCGTCGTCAAGGAGCTTCGCCCCGGCGAGACTCTGCGCGTGCACCCCGGCCACGTCGGCGCGTTCACCGCAGGCGTCAACTTCCAGATCACCCGCGTCCCCGGCATCAAAAATCTGATCTTCGGCGGCGACGGCATCTTCCTGGCCGCGCTGACCGGCCCAGGCCGCGTCTGGCTGCAAACCCTGCCCATCGCCCGGCTGGCCCACCAGATCCTCGAGTACGCCCCCAGCGAGGGCCGCGGCCGCAGCGTGCAGGAGTTGGGTGCGGCCTCGGTCATCGGCGGCGTCGTCGGCTCGCTGCTTGGTGGCAATGACCGCTAA
- a CDS encoding dienelactone hydrolase family protein, producing MIRLTRLFPAALLLAALATCPLIANAQDWAKAPLANSSRHREYVPVTHGGRTVNVLVVYPEVKEKAPTVILIHEIFGLSDWMKLEADELAAKGYIVLAPDLLSGLGPISSAAKSAPAAPMDHAHMDANTGAAYIPATPGGTDAFPDQDAVVKAVSSLNAAQVNADLDAVADYARTIPASNGKLAVGGFCWGGGKTFAFATHRKDIKVALVFYGPPPPAAAMAAISAPVYGFYAGLDARIGATVPGTVTDMKAAGKTYEPITYEGAGHGFMRAGQAPDATPANKKAWEEGFTRMQELLAKLK from the coding sequence ATGATCCGTCTTACGCGCCTCTTCCCTGCCGCCCTGCTTCTGGCCGCCCTGGCCACCTGCCCCCTCATTGCCAACGCGCAGGACTGGGCCAAGGCCCCACTCGCCAACAGCTCCCGCCACCGCGAGTACGTCCCCGTCACCCACGGCGGCCGCACCGTCAACGTGCTGGTGGTCTACCCCGAGGTCAAGGAGAAGGCCCCAACGGTCATCCTCATCCACGAGATCTTTGGCCTCAGCGACTGGATGAAGCTCGAAGCCGACGAGCTGGCCGCCAAGGGTTACATCGTCCTCGCGCCGGACCTGCTGAGCGGCCTCGGCCCCATCTCCTCCGCGGCCAAATCCGCCCCCGCCGCCCCCATGGACCACGCCCACATGGACGCCAACACCGGCGCAGCCTACATCCCCGCGACACCCGGCGGCACCGATGCCTTCCCCGATCAGGACGCAGTCGTAAAGGCCGTCTCCTCCCTCAACGCCGCGCAGGTCAACGCCGATCTTGACGCCGTAGCCGACTACGCCAGGACGATTCCGGCCTCAAACGGCAAGCTGGCCGTGGGCGGCTTCTGCTGGGGCGGAGGCAAGACCTTCGCCTTCGCCACGCATCGTAAGGACATCAAGGTAGCCCTGGTCTTCTACGGCCCCCCACCACCGGCAGCCGCAATGGCGGCGATCAGCGCCCCGGTCTACGGCTTCTACGCCGGACTCGACGCCCGCATCGGCGCCACCGTCCCCGGCACCGTCACGGACATGAAGGCAGCCGGAAAAACCTACGAGCCGATTACCTACGAGGGCGCAGGCCACGGCTTCATGCGCGCCGGTCAAGCCCCCGACGCCACCCCAGCCAACAAGAAAGCATGGGAAGAAGGCTTTACGCGAATGCAGGAACTACTCGCCAAGCTGAAGTGA
- a CDS encoding translation elongation factor Ts, whose protein sequence is MSTDTAVKIDAKLVKELREKSGAPMGDCLKALQEAKGDMEDAFVVLRKRGMASAAKKATRTTNEGAVGTYIHAGGKIGVLVELNCESDFVARTEDFQELLRDIAMHIAATDPRFVGREEVAQADLDREKEVFLAQPAMQGKPANVIEKILEGKMSKFYEEVCLLDQPFIKEASQTISQLIASKVAKLGENISVRRFARFKVGAPDWTVAQTKAVAEEAQA, encoded by the coding sequence ATGTCTACCGATACCGCAGTGAAGATCGATGCCAAGCTCGTCAAGGAACTCCGCGAAAAGTCCGGCGCCCCGATGGGCGACTGCCTGAAGGCCCTGCAGGAGGCCAAGGGCGATATGGAAGATGCGTTCGTCGTGCTGCGCAAGCGCGGCATGGCGTCGGCTGCGAAGAAGGCCACGCGCACCACGAACGAGGGTGCGGTGGGCACGTACATCCATGCCGGCGGCAAGATCGGCGTGCTGGTCGAGCTGAACTGCGAGTCGGACTTCGTGGCCCGCACCGAGGACTTCCAGGAGCTGCTCCGCGACATCGCGATGCACATTGCTGCGACTGACCCGCGCTTCGTGGGCCGGGAGGAGGTCGCTCAGGCTGACCTCGACCGCGAGAAGGAAGTCTTCCTGGCTCAGCCCGCGATGCAGGGCAAGCCCGCCAATGTCATCGAGAAGATCCTCGAGGGCAAGATGAGCAAGTTCTACGAGGAGGTCTGCCTGCTCGATCAGCCGTTCATCAAGGAGGCCAGCCAGACGATCTCGCAGCTCATCGCCAGCAAGGTTGCCAAGTTGGGTGAGAATATCTCGGTTCGCCGCTTCGCCCGCTTCAAGGTCGGCGCGCCGGACTGGACCGTTGCCCAGACCAAGGCCGTTGCTGAAGAGGCTCAGGCGTAG
- the rpsB gene encoding 30S ribosomal protein S2 has protein sequence MASITMKELLEAGVHFGHQTKRWNPKMKEYIFGERNGIYIIDLQKTLKMFKEASKFVTDLTSTGKLILFVGTKRQAQDAIAEEATRAGMPYINSRWLGGLLTNWVTVQKSVKRLQELDDMSTDGRYELLTKKEVIKLERERKHLSTNLAGIKTMKRLPDALFIVDSNNEAIAVAEARKLGIPVVAVVDTNCDPTVVDYVIPGNDDALRAIRLFTMKMADSAAEGVQMVSERAFATEASDVRVLPTEEHFIGEEGETFDALPIAESVGTAEASTEDIAEEGEIDLEAALGGGIKKAPAAATEPELEAEEVHAEATA, from the coding sequence ATGGCAAGCATTACGATGAAGGAACTGCTCGAAGCAGGCGTGCACTTCGGCCACCAGACCAAGCGTTGGAACCCCAAGATGAAGGAGTACATCTTCGGCGAGCGCAACGGTATCTACATCATCGACCTGCAGAAGACGCTGAAGATGTTCAAGGAAGCGTCGAAGTTCGTCACCGACCTGACCTCGACCGGCAAGCTGATCCTGTTCGTCGGCACCAAGCGCCAGGCTCAGGATGCCATCGCCGAAGAGGCGACGCGCGCCGGGATGCCGTACATCAACAGCCGCTGGCTGGGTGGACTGCTCACGAACTGGGTTACGGTGCAGAAATCGGTCAAGCGTCTCCAGGAGCTGGACGACATGTCGACCGACGGCCGCTACGAGCTGCTGACCAAGAAGGAAGTCATCAAGCTGGAGCGCGAGCGCAAGCATCTGTCGACCAATCTGGCCGGTATCAAGACCATGAAGCGGCTGCCCGATGCGCTCTTCATCGTCGATAGCAACAACGAGGCGATCGCTGTGGCCGAGGCCCGCAAGCTGGGCATCCCGGTCGTCGCGGTGGTCGATACGAACTGCGATCCGACGGTTGTCGACTACGTGATCCCTGGCAACGACGATGCTCTGCGCGCCATCCGCCTCTTCACCATGAAGATGGCTGACTCGGCTGCCGAGGGTGTCCAGATGGTTTCGGAGCGCGCTTTCGCGACCGAGGCTTCTGACGTTCGCGTTCTGCCGACCGAGGAGCACTTCATCGGCGAAGAGGGCGAGACGTTCGATGCTCTGCCGATCGCCGAGAGCGTTGGCACTGCCGAAGCCTCGACCGAGGACATCGCCGAAGAGGGCGAGATCGACCTCGAAGCGGCTCTGGGCGGCGGCATCAAGAAGGCTCCGGCTGCGGCCACCGAGCCTGAGCTTGAGGCCGAGGAAGTCCACGCCGAAGCCACTGCCTAA